The following coding sequences are from one Mastomys coucha isolate ucsf_1 unplaced genomic scaffold, UCSF_Mcou_1 pScaffold9, whole genome shotgun sequence window:
- the LOC116084761 gene encoding mast cell protease-like protein yields the protein MPALLFLVVLLLPSGAGAEEIISGVESKPHSRPYMAYLNICSTKGYVAICGGFLITPQFVMTAAHCRGRRITVTLGAHDVHKRESTQLKINVEKQIFYPNYNVSSKLHDIMLLKLKKQTELSLAMDVIPLPSPSDFIKPGTMCWAAGWGRTAATEPISHTLREVELRVMEKKACKAYRHYKDNFQVCVGSPTKLALAYKGDSGGLLVCAGVAHGIASHGCGKESPL from the exons ATGCCTGCCCTACTATTCCTGGTGGTGCTTCTCTTGCCTTCTGGAGCTGGAGCAG AGGAGATTATTAGTGGTGTTGAGTCTAAACCGCACTCCCGCCCTTACATGGCCTATCTGAACATCTGCAGTACAAAAGGTTACGTGGCCATCTGTGGTGGCTTTCTTATAACCCCCCAATTTGTgatgactgctgcacactgtagAGGAAG aAGAATCACTGTCACGCTTGGAGCTCATGATGTGCACAAGAGAGAATCCACACAGCTGAAGATAAACGttgaaaaacaaatcttttatccAAATTACAATGTATCTTCCAAGCTTCATGACATCATGTTACTGAAA CTTAAAAAGCAAACTGAGTTGTCTCTTGCTATGGATGTCATTCCCCTGCCTAGTCCCTCTGACTTTATCAAGCCTGGGACAATGTGCTGGGCAGCTGGCTGGGGAAGAACTGCAGCAACAGAACCTATCTCACATACCCTGAGAGAGGTTGAACTGAGAGTCATGGAAAAAAAGGCCTGTAAAGCATATAGGCATTATAAGGATaacttccaggtctgtgtggGTAGTCCCACAAAGCTAGCGTTAGCATACAAG GGAGACTCCGGGGGACTTCTAGTATGTGCTGGGGTGGCCCATGGCATTGCATCTCACGGATGTGGAAAAGAAAGCCCCTTATAA